The genomic stretch TAACCCCACtttggttataggttggcgccagtggcAGCCATAAGTGTATGAATGCATGTGTACGGGGTTGAATGGGAGTGtgacattttctaggacatagtctctgcagggcagcagaaatcatcagaaatttgcctctgagtccTGTTGGCGCGGAGTAAGCATGCCAACGTCAAtttgtttacactgtctccTTCTAGTTTACAACACAAACCTAACGTTATGggtgcaacaaaagtggtgagtaatattggagctttgaaccagctcagacaaggaaaacaaagatctatttgtctgcatgtggatgtatcagaatggagcatggagcttgtggctcaccGATTATGGATTTTATGTAACtacaacaagcttttttttgtctgttcctgattcagcgtgatttgaaaaaatactcagaacttcatgtttatttttagttttccttatatatgtccagcatcataagaaaaatgctgcaagaacacaattttcatcggagtgcaACTTTAAAGTGCTTGCATTATCATTCAGTGTCAGACTTTCCACATTCTGAGTCGTTTAATTAACTTTAGTTTCGAGCATCTAAGCAGATTTCATCAAAAAGAGCAAAtgtttaatagaaataaaaccaCTGAAAATACAGATATTTCGCATCTTTACCAATTAAAACCATGTATCTGAAAGTCTTTGCAAGTACAAGGGATTTGATATGAAAAGTTCATGTTTCAGTCAGTACATTTTTGGCCTTGGATGCCTTTTAGACGGAGCACTTTCTGGcgaggataggctccagctCCCCCATAGGCTCCAACTAGGTGATGCAGAAACTGAAATCATGGGTGGATGGTAGGATAGATAGACAGGATGAAGGAAGTTTAATCAAGCGTCATGtctcaaaggatttttttccacaagTTTAAgaatttgttccttttttgtaTGCACATATAATTCCCTAAAAAAGTAGTCTTGAGAAtctaaatttgtgatttttattgcAAGTCAGGAGAAAGAATGATAAAATATCACACGGCTCTACCGATCAAATATTGTGGTTTGATCTCACTTTTTTAGTGTTAATTAGATTGaaccatttttttgcaatagcATTTAAGGGAACTTTTGTGCCCACacattaaagagaaaaagttacttttaaaaaagtacaagtaatttactttatttcctCTTATACTTATGTCTTGCCTTTCTggtagtaaaaaaaacttgttttattaatttactagtgcattatttaaagttataaattaattgatttcgaaagcaacagtttgaaaattctAGATTAAATTCACAGGGAAGATCaagttgttgtgttttctcCCACAgccttgttttcttttcacttgCAGCTGAGATTGTTATTTCCCAGTCTCATGCCAAGTTGTCACATACGTTTATTAACCCTGACCTGAGCTGTCACAGTGACATTTCTCCTGCTTGTCACCAGGTTGTTCATGAGATTGACACCCTGACTTGTGACCTGCAACTGGAGGAGGAAGGACTAACCGACAGCTCAAAGACTGACACGCTCAACTCCAGCTCCagctccaccaccaccactacaACTGCTTCTAGTCTGGAGAAGATGAAGCTCCTTCCAGaggaatacttttttaaaacccaGGTGCCCTTCAATCCGGTTCCTGTCAACCCCTCGGCGGTGTTGACCGTCCTGAAGAAGCCACACCCGCCCCTGCCACCGCCAAGACTCACCTCACAGAGGGCTGAGGATCACAGCGTCAAAAGTCTGCCTCATCCGACATTAGTTTTATCAGGGAATATTTCAAAAGCTAACGGGTCTTTATTTAGGAACGGCGGGCTCTTCCCACTGAAGCCAAACAAGGATTTATTCTCCTCTACTCCGTGCTTCATTTCCAATGACGGCGGGATTCCTGAATCAGGTCTTGTTCCCACGTTGCCGAAGCCCATGCCGCTTCTGCGGCATGACAAGAACAAATGCCCGAAGGCCCCCGGCAGGGAACCCCGCGAGAGAGAGCGTGTCCGTTTCAGTGAGAAGGTCCAGTATCACGGCTACTGCCCAGACTGTGACCTCCAATATGATGTCGACGAGACAGAACTCCACTTACAGGCTGAGCTGAGCGACCTGCGGCTCAGCCCTGTGCACTGCTGCTCCTCGTCGCCCCCCCCTTCCCATCCTCTTTCTCACGAACTATTGTTGGAAAATGGAGGGCTCCCCGTCAGCCACAGCTTTCCACCAACAACAAACACTCTTCCACCTTGTGTGCCTCCTCACGCACCTTCCCTAAAGCCCCATAAAACAATCCTACGCAAATCAACCACCACCACGGTTTGACACCAAGCCCCTTCTGTTATGTCGTATCCCAAACAGTCTTGAATAGTTGCGTGTTTTTTAACCTCGTGAGCGCCTTCTACTCCAATTGAACTTTGGATTATCCTGACAACAATAGGAAGGGTCGGGAAACAGGAAAAGAGGGATAGAGTGCATGGAAAAGGGAAGAAAGGCAGCACCATGCGGTCGTCGACGACGACACAGAAATCCAAATGAGACGGTAAGTGTTTGTGCATGTATGACTGTGTATTTCCTGAGGAAAAGAGGAACAaggaaatgtgtgtgtgaactgATGCATGACCGAGTGTCTCCATACATGTTTGTTGTGTTCTCCATGTGGGATGTTCACAGTTAGAGTTTGAAAATCTCCAGGATGCAACAGCATTAGAGCTAAAATGTATTCCTGAATGTTCTTTTTAATAACAACTCTGAAAGCCAGGATGTTGTTTCTTTGAGAGGATGTTTAATAATTGAAATCTTTTTGGATAAAACAAGAGAAGCAGCTTCCTAGAGATTTCATCTCAGGCATAAAAATGCTCCCATAAGTGGACACGCATAAATGTGCAGAAGgtaattgtgttttaattcagaatttatactgataaaaatataaaagaatatGGAGTCAGGAATCAacgaaaaaaagggaaattaaaaataacattttaaaaggacACGGCAGGTTTCCAATAGACCATCTGCttaatataaaaacaggaagctCCGGATCAAAGGTTTTGTATTTAATATCCTCAGATTAGGATAACATAAAGGGAATGTATCAGGAGCTATTTAGGTctatttctttacttaaattttcactttatttacaTGATAATAAGCAGACAGTTGCAAAATGTAGATATGTATCATGAACCTTTAATGGCCTGTCTACtttaaaaaccacatttacatatTAGACACAACAAAAAGCTGGCATATTttaactgaacatttttatttagatttatttagattaaataCCCTCATAATTGTATCTAcattatgaaatttaaaaataataaaagcaaaaatgatatttttacctaattcattttttactcctgtattttagctttaaaagtccaactctgatcatctatttcaaaatagttccttgttgtCCTTTCATTATgagtt from Oryzias melastigma strain HK-1 linkage group LG9, ASM292280v2, whole genome shotgun sequence encodes the following:
- the prr16 gene encoding protein Largen gives rise to the protein MSGPPNAEAEGVVSKVQVKKEIKTIVENLETILGDLKDVAKELKEVVHEIDTLTCDLQLEEEGLTDSSKTDTLNSSSSSTTTTTTASSLEKMKLLPEEYFFKTQVPFNPVPVNPSAVLTVLKKPHPPLPPPRLTSQRAEDHSVKSLPHPTLVLSGNISKANGSLFRNGGLFPLKPNKDLFSSTPCFISNDGGIPESGLVPTLPKPMPLLRHDKNKCPKAPGREPRERERVRFSEKVQYHGYCPDCDLQYDVDETELHLQAELSDLRLSPVHCCSSSPPPSHPLSHELLLENGGLPVSHSFPPTTNTLPPCVPPHAPSLKPHKTILRKSTTTTV